The Brasilonema sennae CENA114 genome includes a region encoding these proteins:
- a CDS encoding alpha/beta fold hydrolase, translating to MSKQPEAIWLNTSPSLLCFAQPLLRELSRSVTIAQWEYTQTKDEPSSLDVAILLLDEYLQSIKQPVHLIGHSTGGLLGLLYTRRYPEKVKSLTLLAVGADAAVDWQAHYYSHRPSLTREKILNAMVYNLFGYQTEPALKRLEKILEQDLDCSLSPHSLFKRQSVLPCPVPAPLMVCGSTNDIIVEPDALEGWRPFLMEGDRYWECQKGRHFFHFFQPTLVAEQILDFWQSLYQISKKPLQIRK from the coding sequence ATGTCTAAACAACCAGAAGCCATTTGGTTGAACACAAGCCCTAGTTTGTTATGCTTTGCTCAACCATTGTTGCGTGAACTGTCACGTTCTGTAACTATTGCCCAGTGGGAATATACACAAACTAAGGATGAACCTAGTTCCTTAGATGTTGCAATACTCCTGCTGGATGAATATCTTCAATCAATCAAGCAACCTGTGCATCTGATTGGTCACAGCACCGGAGGATTACTCGGGCTACTATATACACGTCGGTATCCAGAAAAAGTTAAATCTTTAACCCTATTAGCTGTGGGTGCTGATGCAGCAGTTGACTGGCAAGCTCATTACTATAGCCATCGCCCATCCTTGACTCGGGAAAAAATTCTCAATGCAATGGTGTATAACTTATTTGGCTATCAGACTGAACCCGCACTCAAGCGTCTAGAGAAGATTTTGGAACAAGACTTAGATTGCTCGCTCTCACCTCACTCCCTGTTTAAACGACAAAGCGTGCTTCCCTGTCCAGTCCCTGCGCCTTTAATGGTTTGTGGTAGCACTAACGATATCATTGTAGAACCCGACGCCCTGGAAGGATGGCGACCGTTTTTGATGGAGGGCGATCGCTATTGGGAATGTCAAAAAGGACGGCATTTCTTTCACTTCTTCCAGCCGACTCTTGTAGCAGAACAGATTCTCGACTTCTGGCAATCTCTATACCAAATCTCTAAAAAACCACTACAGATCAGAAAATAA
- a CDS encoding SDR family NAD(P)-dependent oxidoreductase: MRITYQNQQKQTALITGAASGIGYELAHLFARDSYNLVLVDKNGQKLSEIAEEFPKKFGIYVIKIVKDLSISTAPEEIFTDLQQASIKVDVLVNNAGFGTYGLFNETNLTAEMEMLQVNLVSLTHLTKLFLKDMVNQGNGKILNVASTAAFQPGPLMAVYSATKTYILFFSEALANELKDTGVTVTVLCPGPTESDFHKITGMADSELLKNKKMMSAESVAKIGYAGLFASTAVVIPGVKNKILAELVRFTPRKLVAEVVRSIHEGKIK, translated from the coding sequence ATGAGAATTACATACCAAAATCAGCAAAAACAAACTGCCCTAATTACAGGGGCAGCTAGTGGTATTGGTTACGAATTAGCACACCTTTTTGCCCGTGATAGTTACAATCTTGTCTTAGTAGATAAAAATGGACAAAAACTCTCTGAAATAGCGGAAGAATTTCCAAAAAAGTTCGGCATTTATGTGATCAAGATTGTAAAAGATTTATCTATTTCAACCGCCCCAGAAGAAATTTTTACAGACTTGCAACAAGCATCGATAAAGGTTGATGTGCTGGTGAACAATGCTGGATTTGGGACTTATGGCTTATTTAACGAAACCAACCTCACTGCTGAGATGGAAATGTTACAGGTCAATTTGGTATCTCTAACTCATTTAACGAAATTATTCTTAAAGGATATGGTCAATCAAGGCAACGGAAAAATATTAAATGTTGCCTCCACCGCTGCATTTCAACCAGGACCTTTAATGGCGGTTTATTCCGCTACTAAAACTTATATTTTATTCTTTTCAGAAGCGCTAGCTAATGAGTTAAAAGATACAGGTGTCACTGTAACAGTCCTTTGTCCAGGACCAACAGAATCAGATTTTCATAAAATAACTGGGATGGCTGACTCTGAACTGCTCAAAAACAAGAAGATGATGAGTGCAGAAAGTGTAGCCAAAATTGGCTATGCTGGTTTATTCGCGAGCACAGCTGTTGTTATTCCGGGTGTAAAAAATAAGATCCTCGCTGAATTAGTAAGATTTACTCCCAGAAAGCTAGTGGCAGAAGTAGTAAGAAGTATCCATGAGGGAAAAATAAAGTGA
- a CDS encoding single-stranded-DNA-specific exonuclease RecJ, translated as MSHRPHQQLPNQRWQIYPQKTELAQQMGQTTSLSPLINQLLINRGIETPEQAQVFLNSGNLILPSPLEDFPDLGMSLELLHNAIASGEKIAICGDYDADGMTSTALLLRSLRWLGAQVDYAIPSRMHEGYGINKRIVEEFHSEGVGLILTVDNGISAFEPIARARELGLKVIITDHHDIPQQLPPAHAILNPKLIRESSPYRGIAGVGVAYILAVSLAQKLGQANDDILTSMLELFTLGTIADLAPLTGVNRHWVKSGLQHLPKSKLPGVLALIQMSGVQLSPGQADESIQNSKLCPPDTLRERLSSASTSSGAETSKFKIQNSKSLKPEDIGFRLGPRINAIGRIADPQIIIELLTTDDMGIALEKAMQCEAINRQRQEMCQEIENQAREIVEIEYLASLQQDRVLVIVKSDWHHGVIGIVASRLVERYGVPVFIGTYEDEGHIRGSARGIPEFHVFDALEYSQDLLGKFGGHKAAGGFSLPSQNLEALRSRLSEFANQCLEPQHLKPLLKIDTSALLNQIHHQFYQQLNVLEPCGIDNPDPVFWTSNVRVTEQQIVGKGHIKLTITQTIDDSEYKIKAIAWRWREYFPLPPRLDIAYKLRENHFNGNTTIELELLGVRLPTQSHIFFAAQSAPLRTTFEYNQQHYTCGIYKNGSVPELRIQNPDGKILAVPLGHSIGLLGSSRQESVEVDVSQPQYNQIFQTALQALSVLSNE; from the coding sequence CTGTCTCACCGTCCTCATCAACAACTACCTAACCAAAGGTGGCAAATTTATCCTCAAAAAACAGAATTGGCGCAACAGATGGGGCAAACAACCAGTTTATCGCCCTTAATCAACCAATTGCTGATAAATCGAGGTATTGAAACACCAGAACAAGCACAAGTTTTTTTAAATTCAGGAAACCTGATATTACCTTCGCCTTTGGAAGACTTTCCTGATTTGGGAATGAGTCTGGAGTTATTGCACAATGCAATCGCCTCTGGTGAAAAAATCGCCATCTGCGGTGACTACGATGCTGACGGAATGACAAGCACTGCTTTACTTTTGCGTAGTCTCCGTTGGTTGGGTGCTCAAGTCGATTATGCTATCCCCAGTCGAATGCATGAAGGCTACGGTATCAATAAACGCATTGTTGAAGAATTCCACAGCGAAGGCGTAGGATTAATTCTGACTGTAGACAATGGCATCTCAGCTTTTGAACCAATTGCCAGAGCCAGAGAACTTGGTCTAAAAGTTATTATCACCGACCATCATGATATCCCTCAACAATTACCCCCAGCCCACGCCATTCTCAATCCCAAACTAATACGAGAATCTTCTCCTTACCGAGGTATTGCTGGTGTTGGTGTCGCCTACATTTTGGCTGTGTCCCTTGCTCAAAAATTGGGACAAGCTAATGATGACATTTTAACTTCGATGCTGGAACTGTTTACATTAGGAACGATCGCAGATCTCGCTCCCCTAACGGGTGTAAACCGTCACTGGGTAAAAAGCGGTTTGCAGCACTTACCTAAATCCAAACTACCTGGAGTGCTAGCTTTGATTCAGATGTCTGGGGTGCAGTTGAGTCCAGGACAAGCGGACGAGTCAATTCAAAATTCAAAGCTATGTCCTCCGGACACGCTACGCGAACGACTTAGCTCAGCTAGTACGTCGAGCGGAGCCGAGACGTCAAAATTCAAGATTCAAAATTCAAAATCGCTAAAGCCGGAAGATATAGGCTTTCGCTTGGGACCGCGAATCAATGCAATTGGTCGTATTGCTGATCCACAAATTATAATCGAGTTGCTGACGACTGACGATATGGGGATAGCGCTGGAAAAGGCGATGCAGTGCGAAGCAATTAACCGCCAGCGCCAGGAAATGTGCCAGGAAATTGAGAATCAGGCAAGAGAAATTGTAGAAATAGAATATCTCGCTTCTCTACAGCAAGACCGCGTGTTGGTTATTGTAAAATCTGACTGGCATCACGGTGTAATTGGTATCGTTGCTTCTCGCTTGGTGGAACGCTACGGTGTGCCGGTGTTTATTGGGACATACGAGGATGAGGGGCACATTCGCGGTTCAGCGCGTGGAATTCCAGAGTTCCATGTGTTTGACGCTTTAGAATATTCTCAGGATTTGCTGGGCAAATTTGGCGGACACAAAGCTGCTGGGGGCTTTTCTTTACCATCACAGAATTTAGAAGCGTTGCGATCGCGTTTGAGTGAGTTTGCTAATCAGTGTCTAGAACCTCAGCACCTGAAACCACTTTTGAAAATTGACACATCGGCTTTACTCAATCAAATTCATCATCAGTTTTATCAACAGCTTAATGTTTTAGAGCCGTGCGGAATCGATAACCCAGATCCTGTATTTTGGACATCTAATGTTCGAGTGACTGAGCAACAAATAGTGGGCAAGGGTCATATCAAGCTGACCATAACACAAACTATTGATGATTCGGAATACAAAATTAAAGCGATCGCCTGGCGCTGGCGTGAGTACTTTCCTCTACCGCCGCGACTGGATATCGCTTACAAACTACGAGAAAATCACTTTAATGGCAACACCACTATCGAGTTGGAGTTACTTGGTGTTAGGCTTCCAACCCAGTCTCACATTTTTTTCGCTGCACAGTCAGCGCCTTTAAGAACCACTTTTGAGTACAATCAACAGCACTACACGTGTGGGATTTATAAAAACGGTTCTGTACCAGAATTGAGAATCCAAAATCCTGACGGCAAAATTCTAGCCGTTCCGCTAGGACACAGCATCGGTCTACTGGGAAGCAGTCGTCAAGAGTCTGTAGAAGTTGATGTTTCTCAACCCCAATACAACCAGATTTTTCAAACTGCTCTTCAAGCTTTATCAGTGCTGAGCAATGAGTAG
- the psb30 gene encoding photosystem II reaction center protein Ycf12/Psb30: MDAIFNIFSGLGNIHWEVIFQLVFVALIMLAGPAVIFVLAFRNGDL, encoded by the coding sequence ATGGACGCTATATTCAATATATTCAGTGGTTTAGGCAATATTCATTGGGAAGTCATTTTTCAACTAGTTTTTGTTGCACTCATTATGTTAGCTGGCCCCGCAGTCATTTTTGTACTGGCATTTCGCAACGGTGACCTATAA
- a CDS encoding YkgJ family cysteine cluster protein, translating to MATWQCVKQCGACCHLDPAERPDLDEYLLPDEMELYLSMVGEGGWCINFDKDSRECRIYPDRPRFCRVESEIFLDMYGIEPEELDDFAIDCCRQQIEGVYGDRSLEMLRFDQAVGF from the coding sequence ATGGCAACTTGGCAATGTGTTAAGCAATGTGGAGCCTGCTGTCATCTTGACCCAGCAGAGCGCCCTGACTTAGATGAGTATTTATTACCAGACGAGATGGAATTGTATCTGAGCATGGTAGGTGAAGGAGGATGGTGCATAAATTTCGACAAAGACTCGCGAGAATGTCGCATTTACCCAGACCGTCCGCGATTTTGTCGTGTAGAATCAGAAATCTTTCTGGATATGTACGGTATTGAGCCGGAGGAGTTAGACGATTTTGCCATTGACTGTTGTCGTCAGCAAATAGAGGGGGTGTATGGGGACAGAAGCTTGGAGATGTTGCGTTTTGATCAAGCAGTAGGTTTTTGA
- a CDS encoding TMEM165/GDT1 family protein: MKLDSKPLNLTTSATQSQLEQKDELDSNSPTTLVEASSPLDCEKPTKQETPLVIFATTFLTIFLAEIGDKTQLSTLLMSAQSHSPWVVFLGSATALVMTSLLGVALGSWIASRLSPKTIEKAAGIMLLLISLMLFSDLVISK; encoded by the coding sequence GTGAAACTTGACTCCAAGCCCTTGAACCTTACTACATCTGCAACCCAAAGCCAGCTAGAGCAAAAAGATGAACTAGATAGCAATAGTCCAACTACCTTAGTTGAGGCGTCGTCACCTTTGGATTGTGAGAAACCGACTAAGCAGGAAACCCCACTAGTCATCTTCGCCACGACATTTTTGACCATCTTTCTGGCGGAAATTGGTGACAAGACACAGCTATCCACTCTGTTGATGAGTGCGCAATCACATTCTCCGTGGGTTGTGTTTTTGGGATCTGCCACCGCGCTAGTCATGACTAGTCTATTGGGTGTCGCGTTAGGTAGTTGGATCGCTAGCAGACTCTCCCCAAAAACTATAGAAAAAGCAGCAGGGATAATGCTGCTGCTAATTTCGTTAATGTTATTTTCGGATTTGGTAATTTCCAAATAA
- a CDS encoding TMEM165/GDT1 family protein: MDWHLLGLSFITVFLSELGDKSQLAAIALSGRSQSPRAVFFGTAGALLLTSFLGALAGGAVSEVLPTRLLKAIAAVGFAILAIRLLFFNNEE, encoded by the coding sequence ATGGATTGGCATCTTTTAGGATTAAGCTTTATTACGGTTTTTTTGTCAGAATTGGGTGACAAAAGCCAGTTAGCTGCAATTGCGCTTTCAGGTCGTAGTCAATCTCCGCGTGCGGTGTTTTTTGGTACCGCTGGCGCACTGCTTTTGACTAGCTTTTTAGGAGCTTTGGCGGGGGGAGCGGTGTCAGAGGTATTACCTACAAGGTTGTTGAAAGCGATCGCCGCCGTGGGATTTGCCATACTTGCAATACGCCTGTTATTTTTTAACAACGAGGAATGA
- a CDS encoding DUF4149 domain-containing protein has product MQAVSSVELKRPIWQNVAILALGFWLSASLFLDLVIMPSLYVSGMMTQANFASAGYALFWNFNRIELLSAGLVLTSVLAVCNSQSQWRRGAIILSVLLLAIASINTYLFTPQMSALGIELNLFETTAEIPASMNILHGGYWILETVKLLAGGTLLSWCWRR; this is encoded by the coding sequence ATGCAGGCAGTTTCTAGCGTCGAACTTAAGCGACCGATTTGGCAAAATGTTGCCATATTAGCTTTAGGCTTTTGGCTCAGTGCCAGCTTATTTCTTGACTTGGTAATTATGCCTAGTCTTTACGTTTCTGGCATGATGACTCAAGCCAACTTTGCTTCAGCTGGCTATGCGCTTTTCTGGAATTTTAATCGTATCGAATTGCTGTCTGCTGGCTTAGTATTAACCAGCGTGTTAGCTGTGTGCAACAGCCAATCTCAGTGGCGTCGCGGTGCAATTATTTTGTCTGTATTACTGCTGGCTATCGCTTCTATTAACACCTACTTGTTCACTCCGCAAATGTCTGCCCTCGGAATCGAACTGAACCTGTTTGAGACAACAGCTGAAATTCCAGCAAGTATGAATATACTGCATGGTGGTTACTGGATTTTGGAAACAGTAAAACTATTGGCAGGTGGCACACTTTTGAGCTGGTGCTGGCGACGATAA
- a CDS encoding helix-turn-helix domain-containing protein, producing MSQDSSRKNAVIQVVPQSPILWTQNVISDILRVEQHHQPANGTSQCCLPNYLLSIHLGHPIQLERRVDGQRSSDCIAVGDIMISPPHLHRQLSWDTDAEFLLLRLEPKLFTCAVHESVDEDNVQILPQLKIRDPLIQQIGLALKAELEIDGLSDRLYAESMANALTVHLLRRYSTRQQRIPAICGGLPSYKLQLTIDYIQAHLTENLSLEAIATELGMSQYYFARLFKQSTGYSPYQYLIKCRIERAQELLIQSQHSIANVALQVGFANQSQFGRHFKRLTGVTPKQFFRK from the coding sequence ATGAGCCAAGATTCTAGTCGAAAAAATGCTGTCATACAGGTTGTGCCGCAGTCGCCTATTTTATGGACTCAAAATGTTATCTCAGACATTTTGCGTGTTGAACAACATCATCAGCCTGCAAATGGAACATCTCAGTGTTGTTTACCTAATTACCTACTCAGCATTCATCTCGGGCATCCTATTCAGCTAGAAAGGAGGGTAGACGGGCAACGTAGTAGCGATTGTATCGCTGTTGGGGACATTATGATTTCGCCTCCCCATCTTCATCGCCAGTTGTCTTGGGATACAGATGCAGAATTTTTGTTACTTCGCCTAGAACCGAAGCTATTTACTTGTGCTGTGCATGAATCTGTTGATGAGGATAATGTGCAAATTTTGCCACAGTTGAAAATTCGTGACCCCTTGATTCAACAAATCGGTTTGGCACTCAAAGCAGAATTAGAAATAGATGGATTGAGCGATCGCCTTTACGCTGAGTCAATGGCAAATGCGTTAACAGTTCATCTATTACGGCGCTACTCGACACGACAGCAGAGAATTCCAGCTATCTGTGGTGGATTACCCAGCTATAAACTACAACTGACGATTGACTATATCCAAGCCCATTTAACAGAAAACCTGTCATTAGAGGCGATCGCTACGGAACTAGGTATGAGCCAGTATTACTTTGCTCGACTGTTCAAACAATCTACTGGCTACTCTCCCTACCAGTACTTAATTAAATGCCGGATCGAACGCGCCCAGGAATTACTCATACAAAGTCAGCACAGTATTGCAAATGTTGCCCTACAAGTAGGTTTTGCAAATCAAAGTCAATTTGGTAGACATTTTAAGCGCCTCACCGGAGTGACACCGAAACAATTCTTCAGAAAATAG
- a CDS encoding group II intron reverse transcriptase/maturase — MIRHSSNTSESWKNLPWKKFRRELFRLQVRLFKAVKAGDMRKARSLQKLILKSQAARFLAIRQVTQLNAGKKTAGIDRKASLSHEERFQLEELLKNHYLNWHHSKLREIPIPKKNGKTRILKVPTIADRAWQCLAKYALEPAHEATFHAKSYGFRPGRSAHDALKATFSNLNSKANGINKRVLEIDIEKCFDRINHTTIMDNLIAPKSLKIGIFRCLKAGIHPDFPEQGTPQGGVVSPLLANIALNGVESAHRYHRNGFKISPKTAAKDIMEPCIRYADDMIIMLRPEDNAEEILEKVSQFLTERGMSISKEKTKVTASTEGFNFLGWHIKVQSNGKFNCVPSEDNYKTFRKKVKAIVKCSNYGSKEKAEKLAPLVRGWRNYHKLCSLRGSRFSLWHTNNAAFKKFNREKGNTKESSTELIKKAFPRTPKSEYIIVQGNKSPYDGDITYWSERNSKLYQNETSKALKRQNHTCGYCNMKMLSGETVHLHHIDSNHSNWKTNNLTAVHESCHDYIHMSKGKP; from the coding sequence ATGATTAGGCACAGTAGCAATACTAGTGAATCTTGGAAAAACCTCCCCTGGAAGAAATTCCGCCGGGAACTATTCCGCCTACAAGTTAGGTTGTTCAAAGCAGTTAAAGCAGGAGACATGCGAAAAGCGCGGTCACTTCAAAAACTGATTCTAAAATCCCAAGCTGCAAGATTTCTGGCTATTCGTCAAGTAACTCAACTAAACGCTGGTAAAAAGACTGCGGGTATTGATAGGAAAGCGTCCCTCAGTCACGAAGAACGCTTCCAACTTGAGGAACTCCTCAAGAATCATTACCTTAATTGGCATCATAGCAAATTAAGAGAAATCCCAATACCTAAGAAAAACGGTAAAACCAGAATTCTCAAAGTCCCCACTATTGCGGATAGAGCATGGCAATGCCTAGCAAAATACGCACTAGAACCAGCACACGAAGCGACATTCCACGCAAAGAGTTATGGATTCAGACCAGGTAGAAGTGCTCACGATGCACTAAAAGCCACATTCAGCAATCTAAACTCCAAAGCAAACGGAATAAATAAGCGAGTCCTAGAAATCGACATCGAAAAATGTTTCGATAGAATAAACCACACAACTATCATGGATAACCTGATAGCACCAAAAAGTCTGAAAATCGGTATCTTCCGCTGCTTAAAAGCCGGAATACATCCCGACTTTCCCGAACAAGGAACCCCTCAAGGTGGTGTGGTAAGTCCGTTACTAGCAAACATCGCACTCAACGGTGTTGAAAGCGCACATAGATATCACCGCAATGGATTCAAAATAAGCCCCAAGACGGCTGCGAAAGATATCATGGAACCATGCATCAGATATGCAGATGACATGATCATAATGCTTAGACCCGAAGATAACGCCGAAGAGATACTTGAAAAGGTAAGCCAGTTCCTTACAGAAAGAGGAATGAGTATCAGTAAAGAAAAGACCAAAGTAACCGCATCGACTGAAGGCTTCAATTTTCTTGGCTGGCACATCAAGGTGCAGAGCAACGGAAAGTTTAACTGTGTCCCTTCAGAGGACAACTACAAAACGTTCCGAAAAAAAGTAAAAGCCATCGTCAAGTGCTCTAACTATGGTTCCAAGGAGAAAGCTGAAAAACTAGCACCCTTGGTTAGAGGATGGAGGAACTATCATAAACTTTGCTCATTACGAGGGTCACGATTCTCACTGTGGCATACAAACAATGCAGCATTCAAAAAGTTTAATAGGGAAAAAGGAAATACCAAAGAATCCAGTACCGAACTGATTAAAAAAGCATTTCCCAGAACTCCAAAATCAGAATACATCATCGTACAAGGAAATAAATCTCCTTATGATGGAGATATAACATACTGGAGCGAACGCAATAGTAAGTTATATCAGAACGAAACCTCTAAAGCCCTAAAAAGGCAAAACCATACATGTGGATATTGTAATATGAAAATGTTATCAGGAGAAACGGTTCACCTGCACCACATTGACAGCAATCACAGCAACTGGAAAACCAATAACCTCACTGCTGTACATGAAAGCTGCCATGATTACATACACATGAGCAAGGGGAAACCCTAA
- a CDS encoding GIY-YIG nuclease family protein: protein MAYMYILECADRSYYTGSTKNLEQLHRQHQQGLGANHTAKRLPVKLIFCEYYERVVDAFEREKQVQGWSRKKKQALIVGDTNLLHKLAECQNETHYSRLTGFGGDGFDTSTNSMHPSAGFDSAQPPEERSLSVCAAPP from the coding sequence ATGGCTTATATGTATATTCTTGAGTGCGCTGATCGTAGTTATTACACAGGTAGTACCAAGAATCTAGAACAGCTTCACAGGCAACATCAGCAAGGTCTGGGTGCAAATCACACAGCAAAACGGTTGCCTGTGAAGCTGATTTTCTGTGAGTATTATGAGCGCGTAGTTGATGCTTTTGAGCGTGAGAAGCAGGTGCAAGGTTGGAGTCGGAAGAAGAAGCAAGCTTTGATTGTAGGGGATACAAATTTGTTGCATAAGTTAGCTGAGTGTCAAAATGAAACTCATTACAGTCGGTTGACTGGTTTCGGTGGTGATGGCTTCGACACTTCGACAAACTCAATGCATCCCTCCGCTGGCTTCGACTCCGCTCAGCCACCAGAAGAACGCTCGCTGAGCGTTTGCGCAGCGCCCCCTTAG
- the cbiD gene encoding cobalt-precorrin-5B (C(1))-methyltransferase CbiD encodes MARTGYTLPVFAVAAAKAALMHLREKIDSQLSVEIDLLSQTAEISISQVAALDSQSALAVTLSDPGDNLDLTKNTPIWAWVKLSQRQSQALILEAGEGLGKTTSGEPAIYSYARRLFDANLLSLIPPEQTATVSIILPEGRQLAQRTSNEAFGILEGLALLGTSGISQPLSAADYLEEFRLSLQAKVKVCPGLVFCIGSNGMQVAQRLGIPESAVVQTGNWIGAMLVEAGLYQATSVLLLGYHGKLIKLAGGIFNTSSHLADAKLEIISAAVVAVGGDVQTARAILDTKTADAAHKKLIELGLAESVFGILAEKISQKATAYVQKYANVALKVGTVLFDRKGEIISQDLHAKELLSFDQN; translated from the coding sequence ATGGCTCGTACAGGTTATACCCTGCCAGTGTTTGCAGTAGCCGCTGCTAAGGCTGCTCTTATGCATCTGCGTGAAAAAATAGATTCTCAACTCTCAGTTGAGATTGATCTGCTTTCTCAAACAGCAGAAATTTCGATTTCTCAAGTTGCAGCTTTAGACTCTCAGAGTGCCTTGGCAGTGACACTCAGCGATCCAGGTGATAACTTAGATTTAACAAAAAACACGCCCATTTGGGCTTGGGTAAAATTGTCACAAAGGCAATCCCAAGCCTTGATTTTAGAAGCAGGAGAGGGTTTGGGAAAAACAACCTCTGGAGAACCAGCGATTTACAGTTATGCCCGTCGCCTGTTTGATGCCAATTTACTATCTCTGATTCCCCCAGAGCAAACGGCAACGGTATCAATTATTCTTCCTGAAGGGCGTCAATTGGCGCAACGTACTTCTAATGAAGCCTTTGGCATTTTAGAAGGGTTAGCTTTGTTGGGAACCAGTGGAATTTCTCAACCTTTGTCGGCGGCTGACTATTTAGAAGAATTTCGTTTGTCGTTGCAGGCTAAGGTCAAAGTTTGTCCTGGTTTGGTGTTTTGTATTGGTAGCAATGGTATGCAAGTTGCACAACGTTTAGGCATACCAGAATCAGCAGTTGTGCAAACCGGGAATTGGATTGGTGCAATGCTTGTAGAAGCTGGACTATATCAAGCAACTTCTGTTTTGCTGCTGGGATATCATGGCAAACTGATTAAGCTGGCTGGTGGCATTTTCAATACGTCTAGTCATTTAGCAGATGCCAAATTAGAAATTATAAGTGCAGCAGTTGTTGCTGTTGGTGGTGATGTACAAACAGCACGGGCAATTTTAGATACTAAGACTGCAGATGCAGCACACAAAAAATTAATCGAACTAGGACTGGCAGAATCAGTATTTGGGATACTAGCAGAAAAAATTAGTCAGAAGGCTACTGCTTACGTGCAAAAATATGCTAATGTTGCCCTTAAAGTTGGTACTGTATTGTTTGACCGCAAAGGCGAAATCATCAGCCAAGACTTGCACGCAAAAGAACTTTTGAGTTTTGATCAAAACTAA
- a CDS encoding class I SAM-dependent methyltransferase — translation MTLTTYGSLCTEVYDITKPIDGKYPDVPYYIKHLSKIGGRILEAMVGTGRLLIPLLEANLNVEGIDSSEDMLACCHRHCTQKGLKPVLHHGSVENLDLPGKFKAIIVSFGSFMLLEKRNAAVAALQAFARHLEPQGRIFIDLELPIEDFKTENIVRQRSPIECPDGSTILLQITSDIDWLNQLNMSVIRYEKWKDGELIATELQRLPLHWFGRDEFIICLQENGYKDITLCANYTDGLQPSCHKDTLCFCAALA, via the coding sequence ATGACACTGACGACATATGGATCTTTGTGTACTGAGGTTTATGATATCACCAAGCCCATTGATGGAAAGTACCCTGACGTTCCATACTACATCAAACATCTTTCTAAAATTGGTGGCAGAATTCTTGAGGCGATGGTTGGCACGGGACGACTACTCATCCCGCTGCTAGAAGCTAATTTGAACGTTGAGGGCATCGATTCTTCAGAAGATATGCTTGCTTGTTGCCATCGGCACTGTACGCAAAAGGGGTTGAAACCAGTTCTCCATCATGGTTCTGTAGAAAACCTTGACCTCCCTGGGAAATTCAAAGCGATCATTGTGTCCTTCGGTTCTTTTATGTTGCTAGAGAAGCGAAATGCTGCTGTCGCCGCCTTACAAGCTTTTGCACGACACCTTGAACCCCAAGGTCGAATCTTCATCGATTTGGAATTACCCATCGAAGATTTTAAGACTGAGAATATCGTAAGGCAGCGATCGCCTATTGAGTGTCCTGATGGTTCAACAATTCTTTTGCAAATCACTTCTGACATCGACTGGCTGAATCAACTCAACATGAGTGTGATTCGCTACGAGAAGTGGAAGGACGGAGAACTCATTGCCACAGAGTTACAGCGGTTACCCCTGCACTGGTTTGGGCGAGATGAATTTATCATCTGTTTGCAGGAAAACGGTTACAAAGACATTACCTTATGCGCCAACTATACTGACGGTCTACAACCAAGTTGTCACAAAGACACCTTGTGTTTCTGTGCAGCACTGGCATGA